The genomic DNA GGTGCTGATCGTGGGAGCTACCTCTCCACTGGCGCGGTACATGGCACACGAGTTCGCCCGTCTTGGCGATACGCTTTTTCTTGCCGCGCGGGATATGGACGAGCTGCAACGGGTTGCCAGCGACGTGCAGGTGCGTTTCGGCGCGACCGTGCACACAGGGCGGTTCGATGCCGCTGCTGTGGAGACTCACGAAGCCTTCTGGCAGGAGGTTCTTCGCGTGCTGGGCGGCCTGGACGGCGTGGTGTGGGTAGCGGGTACGATGGATGGGCTGGAGGATGCTTTTCGCGAGCCGCAGGCGGTGCGACGGCTGATTGACGTCAACTTTACGGGCGCAGCCTCTCTGCTGACGCTGGCAGCGTGCTACTTCGAAGAGCGGGGCAAGGGCTTCATTGCCGGCGTCAGCTCGGTGGCGGGCGATCGTGGGCGAGCGCAAAACTACCCTTACGGCGCGGCGAAAGGTGGTCTGTCTCTCTTCCTGCAGGGCTTGCGCAACCGCCTGAGCAAGCGAGGCGTGCAGGTGACCACCATCAAGCCCGGCTTTATCGATACGCGCATGACATGGGGACGAGATAAACTGCCCTTCCTCGCTTCTCCCCAGCGTGTGGCAAAGGAGAGCGTGCAGATAATCCTGAAAGGCAAAGACGTGGCTTATGTGCCCGCCATCTGGTGGCTGGTGATGCTGGTGATTCGTTCGATACCGGAAAAGGTTTTTAAGAGGATGAGCATCTGAGCACTAGCTGAAGTGAGCGTGCGCGCCAATGCGAATCCTGTACAAAAGAGACCGCGCTTTCGGGTAATGGTATCCGCTCCAACATTGCTTTCGTCAGGTGCGGGGTAAAATCACGATACAAATTTTGCAAGTACAGTTGCACTTGCTCACTGTTCAGATAGGGTTCCAACGAAGCCCAGTCTACCAGAACGCCTTGGCGAGGTACGAGATGATACTCTTCTCGCCAAGGATAACAACGCCAATCTACCGCACATACTACTCGTGTGCCCTTGGTGTGTCCCACTACCAAATGTGGCACAACATAGAACGGACGCAGCTTCGCTGCATCTTCCTGACGCATCCACCAACCGCTGTAGCAGACTTCATAGTCAATTCGTCCTGTCGAGAGGTTCCTACCGGTTAGCACAGGTACACACCCTGCGCTTGGCTCGAAGCGGATCAAGCCACTCTTGCGGAACTCAGGACTGCGAGCGGCGAAGTAGATATGGAACAATTGTCCTAATGATATCCCCGAACGCTCGAACGCGCGCCATTCCTCAGTTTCAAAGCGGATCAGACCTCCGGCATAGTCGGGATTGACTAAAGCAGGTTGAGCGTACAGTTCGCCCACCGGACTCTGCATGTGCCACTCACCGTTCGCCATATCGTACAACTTCAAACCATGTTCCCCTAACGTAAAGCGCAGCACTACTGCTGATACATTTACCTTTGGAAACACCCTGCCCATGTAGAACACTTCTATGCGCCCGCGCTCCGCAAGGAACGCACGTAGCAGTGTGAAGTCGTCCAAAACCAGCCAAGTAGTAGGCACAATAAACACCAGCTTGCCGCGGGGCTTGAGTAATCGGACAGCCTTTTCAATGAATGCGCCGTAGAGGTTGTACTTGCCCTTCCAAGTGCTTGTTTGCCGTTTGTATGCAGCTTTGCGAGTTTTGAGCAAGTGTATAGGATAGTGTGAGGCATCCCCAACAATTCCATAAGGGGGATTGCCAAGAATGATGTCGAAACGCTCGGACGTGTCCCAAAGCAGAAAGTCTGCGTGCACCAACTGAATCTCACGAGGAGTCTTCTGCGCCGCCACCTTCAGCGCTTGGGCATTTATCTCAACACCCACAAGACAATGTGCTGTACCGTAAGTGTTCACAAACGCTGTGAGGAATCGTGCATCTCCGCAAGCAGGCTCAAGTACACTGCAGTTCGGACGAGTCGGCGCCGCAAGACGTACCATAAACTCTACTACTTCCTTAGGGGTCGTAACATACCCCAATGACCGATGCAGTTCGTCTTCAGCAAGGTCAGTGCTATTGCTACTTCTCTCTTGTACGAGCGATAACTGCACCTCAGGATTGTTCAACATTATCCGTCTCCCACTTACTACTATACTGCTTCTGCTCAGATATTAGACTGGTAAGAGAAGTCATCCACCTCCGCACGGTAGGGCAACGAAGGCTGTGCCCCCAAACGGGTGACCGACAGGGCGGCCACTCGTTGCGCGAACTGCACTGCCATTTCCACGCTTTTGCCCTCTGCCAGCGCCACTGCCAGCGCGCCTGCGAAGGCGTCTCCTGCTGCTGTGGTATCTATCGCTTGAACAGGATACGCGGGCATCCGTTGCACACCGTTGGTGTCCTGAAGCAGTACCCCTTCTCCGCCCAGCGTGATGATGACTACCGGCACACCCAGCGCACGCAACGCCTGACCCATCGCCTCGGGAGAGGCGTAGTCGGGGGCGTTACAGATGCTCTGCGCCTCTGTTTCGTTGGGCGTCAGGATGTCCACATGCTGCAGCAGCTCGGCAGGCAGCGGTTGTCGTGGGGCGGGCGCGGGGTTCAGTATCATCCGCTTGCCGTGTTTGTGCGCCAGTCCAGCAGTGCGGGTAACCGCAGGTATCGGCACCTCCAGCTGTGCCAGCACCACGTCTGCTCTGGCGATTGCCTCCTCGGCGCGCTCTACGTCCTCTGGAGTCAGGCGCATATTGGCTCCCGGAGCTACCACGATGGCGTTCTGTCCTTCGGCATCCACAGCAATCAAAGCTACGCCGGACGGGCTTTCCTCATCGCGCACGATGAAGCGGCAGTCTATCCCCTCTCGTTGATAGCCTTCCAGATTGTGGTCGCCAAAAAGGTCGTTACCCACTCGCGCCACAAAGGTCACATGCGCTCCCAATCGTGCTGCTGCCACCGCCTGATTCGCCCCCTTTCCACCGGGAACCATCACAAACTGCGACCCCACGATGGTCTCGCCCGGTCGGGGAATACGTGGTGCTCGCACCACCATGTCCATATTGGCACTACCTACCACCACTACTCGCGCCATTGCCCGCAGCCTCCGTGAAACTGGTTTTGTGAGGGAATCATTCGTGAGTGCGTTAGAGGTATCCTGCGAGTTTACTCAGTGTCGATCTCTCCCACCTGACGCATTATCCGGATATATAGGTCATGCTTCATGTGGAAACCTGCTTCAGACAGCTTCTCCAAGAGAGGCCGAAGCGAAGGCACCACCCCGGTTTCCCTCGCCAGTTTCAGTATTCCCAACGTCCCCAGGACCGGAATGTTGTGCTGTTGCGCCCAGCGACGTGCCAGCAGGTCATCAAGAAGCACAACGACTCGCTCCCTGCTCCTTGAGGCGCGAAGTGCAATGCTCAGTGCTTCTCGTTCCCCCATGCCCAGTGCGGAAGGAATATCCGCGGGAACCGGTCCCGACCGCACCAGATCCAACCAGCTACCAGTTACCTGATGTAACTCTGCCGATCCAACGCGCTGCTCTCCCCGGAGTATTTCCTGATAAACAGACTGTGGCAGGTAAACCTTTGCGAAAAACGGCGGTAGCAAATCCACATGATGAGCGAACGAGAGGGCAATCCACACGCTAGTGTCAACGACGGCTGTAGCCTTCGAGGTCTCCTTTGTACAGATCACTGCTGGTTTCTCAATTCGGCAATAGTAGACTCCTCCATTGCCCAATCGGATTCCGAATAGTCATAGTACACACCACCCTGTTCTCCCAGCAGCTTCGCAAAGTCGACCAGAGACATCCCAAGCAGCTCGGCACCACGCGATATGCTCATACGGTGCTTTTGCACAAGCGTGAGAACGTATGTCTGTAACGCGAGTCGCTGTCTTTCCTCTGGTGATAAAAGTTCGGCTACCTCATCGGGTAGTTCTATGGTTATCGCTCGCATGAGAGACCACCCACCTTTTGCCAATACTATCCATCAGACGTTATCATACCAGTACCGCTTACCGGTTGCAACCGGGTTCGAAACGCTGGCAGCTCGGCGGCGAACAGCACGTTGTGCGCCCAGCCCGCGTATGCGCCGAAACGCGCCCGGAAAAAGTCACCCACCTGCCAGTATACCTTTTCGGTAAGGCTGCGCCCCTGCAGCTCAGGCAGGTAGTCGCGCCGTGCGATTTGCCATACATGCGTGTCTACCGGTATCGCCTGCGGCTTGTCCAGCGCAAACAGGCACACACAATCGGCGATCTTGTGCCCCACGCCGGGCAGGGTCGTCAGCGCGTGATGCGCCTCTTCATACGGAGCGTAGCGCAAGCGGTACAGCCAATCTCTCCCCCGTTCGTGAAGATACCTCGCAGCCTGCACAACCACTCTTGCCCGATAACCAAAACCGAGGGCAAAGAGATCCTCCTCGCGGGCTTCTGCCAGAGTGTGCACCGGGGGAAAACGATGGTAATCCACTCCGTCTACTGCTGCCAGTCTCTTTCCGTAGCGTTGGCAGAGGGAATCAATCATGCGCGTGATGCGCGGGATGTTGTTCGCACTGGAGCACAGAAAACTGAAAAGACACTCCACGGGGTCTATACGCAGCACGCGCAAGCCAGGAAAAGCAGGAGCAACTTTGGCGAACCGCACATCCGCCTCACACCATTGCCGATACAGTGGAGCAAGAGGAATGTGTAGCCGGAAATAGTCGCGGAGCAAGGGGGCAATCTCATCGTTCGGGAAGGATTGATAGAGAACATCATCTGCCGTCTGGCGCAGGGTGACAATATAAGAGCCAATAACCCCCCTCCACTCGTTTGCAGCAACCGGTTTCCAGCGGAACGACTGCCCGCAAACGAGGGTCACGTCACATCGCAGCTCTTCCGGCGGCACATCTAGCGAACGCCACATCACACGCCGTCAATCTGGTGTGTGGAGGAGACAACCGGGCGGTCCTCTTCATGCTCTAGATGGTAGGAAAGCACCGCCAGCTCCTGCAGGAAGGAGACGTTGCGCACCACCACGTGTGGCGGAACCCGCAGGATAGTGGGTGCAAAATTGAGGATGGCGGTCACCCCAGCGTCTACCAGTCTATCCGCCACCTCCTGCGCCGCGCTGGCGGGTACCGCGATAATGCCGATACGAGCGTGGATACGTTCGTTCACCTCTTTCAAACGGTTCACGTCCAGTATCTCATGGTCCCAGAGCATCCTGCCGATTTTGGCGTAGTTGTTGTCGAACACGGCGGCGATGGTGAACTTGTGTTCGCGCAGCCCGGGGTAGCCTACCAGCGCGGAACCCAGATTCCCCGCGCCTACCAGCAGCATCGGCTGATCGCGATGGATTTTGAGGATGCGAGCGATGCGCTGATGCAAATCGCTTACCCTGTAGCCGACGCCCGGCTTACCGAACTCACCAAAATAGGACAGGTCTTTACGAAACTGCGCGGCGTTGATACCTGTCTGCTCCTCGATATCTGCGGAGGAGATAGTATGTACTTTCGCCGCCTCGAGGTCACTAAGCAACCGCAGGTAGGTCGCCATACGCTCGAGGGTCGGGATAGGCACCCGGTTATTACTGGATTCCGTCTTCTTGCGACGTGCCATTTTCTGGATAAACGCCTCTCTGAGAGTATGTCCTTCGTGAAATATAGCGTAACTAAGCAAGATTATACCTCGCTTGTGAAGAAAGGGTCAAGTTCGGTGGGAGGGTGTTCGAAATTGCTGGTTGAATGGATAGATAACCTAACCCCCTTGCCCCCTTCCCTGCAAGGGAAGGGGGAACGCCCCTCTCCTCGTAGGAGAGGGGACGGGGGTGAGGTAAGGCAGGGATAGCAAGAACGCCTCTCTCCTTGCGCTACAACCAACTTCTCAACAATTCTCGAACACCCTCAGTTCGGTGAATCTGTTCGATATCGACTTGCCAGTGGGCAACTTCGGCAAAATAGAAGACAGATAGCCTGCGAAAGCTCCCTTTTTCCGGAGGGACGCGACGGAAAGCGTCCCTCCGAGCCGTCCCTTTTAGACAATGTGCGGCTAGCTCACCACCTCCGCTTCCACACGCTTGCTGAAGACCAGCTCGCCATTCTGAGCGTCTACCACAATGTGATCGCCCTCGGCGAACTCGCCTGCCAGCAGCTTCATGGCGATAGCGTCCATAACGCGCTTCTGCAGCACGCGCTTAAGCGGTCGTGCGCCGTACACTGGGTCAAAGCCCTCGGCGGCAAGCACTTCCTTCGCCGCGTCGGTAATCGTCAAGCCGATGTGTTTCTCTTCCAATCGCTTCTGCAGCAGGCGAATCTGGATGTCCACAATCTGCTTGATCTCGCGCACCGACAGCGGGTTGAAGACGATAATCTCATCGATGCGGTTCAGGAACTCGGGGCGGAAGTGCGCCCTGACCGCCTCCAGAACCTGCATCCGCGCCTCCTGCATATCCATGAAGGCGTTCTCCCGCCAGATACTGCGACCCCAGGTTGGAGGTCATAATCAGCACGGTATTCTTGAAGTCTACCGTGCGCCCCTTGCCGTCGGTAAGACGACCGTCATCCAGCACCTGTAGCAGCACGTTGAACACATCGGGATGTGCCTTCTCAATCTCGTCCAGCAGGATGACGCTGTACGGGCGTCGGCGCACTGCTTCGGTGAGCTGCCCGCCTTCCTCGTAGCCTACATAGCCCGGAGGCGCACCGATAAGCCTTGCCACCGAATGCTTCTCCATGTACTCCGACATGTCGAGGCGGATCATCGCTCGTTCGTCGTCGAACAGGAACTCTGCCAGCGCACGAGCGAGTTCGGTCTTACCCACCCCCGTCGGTCCGAGGAACATGAACGAGCCAATGGGACGGTTGGGGTCCTGCAAGCCCGCACGCGCCCGGCGCACTGCGTTAGACACCGCCTCAATGGCGTGATCCTGTCCGACCACTCGCTGGCGCAGACGCTCCTCCATGTGCAGCAGCTTCTGCATCTCGCCCTCCATCAGGCGCGAGACAGGAATGCCCGTCCACTTGCTGACCACCTCGGCGATGTCGTCAGCGTCTACCTCTTCCTTCAGCAGTTTCATGTGCTTCTGCAGCTCTTCCAGTCGCTTCGTCTCGGCGTCCAACTGCTTTTGCAGGGAGAGGATCACGCCGTAGCGCAGTTCCGCTGCTTTGGCAAGGTCGCCTTCACGCTCCGCCGCCTGCTCTTGCAGGCGTGCCTGCTCGATCTGCTCCTTGATACGGCGGATACTGGTGATAATCTCCTTCTCCTGCTGCCAGTGCGCCTTCAGGCGGTTGCTCTCCTCGCGCAGGTTGGCGATTTCCGCCTCCAGCTTCGCCAGTCGCTCCTTGCTGGCTGGGTCGTCCTCTTTGCGCAGCGCCTCGCGCTCGATCTCCAGCTGGCGGATGCGCCGCTCGATCTCGTCGATTTCGGTGGGCATGGAGTCAATCTCCATGCGCAGGCGCGACGCCGCCTCGTCAATCAGGTCAATTGCTTTGTCGGGCAGGAAGCGATCGGTGATGTAACGGTGCGACAGCGTTGCCGCCGCAACGATAGCGCTGTCGGTGATGCGCACGCCGTGATGCACCTCGTATCGCTCCTTCAACCCGCGCAGGATGGCAATGGTATCGTCCACATCGGGTTCGGTGACCAGAATGGGCTGGAAACGTCGCTCCAGCGCAGGGTCTTTCTCGATGTGCTTGCGGTACTCGTCCAGCGTGGTTGCGCCCACACAGCGCAGCTCGCCCCGGGCGAGCATAGGCTTGAGCATGTTGGCAGCATCAATCGCGCCCTCCGCTGCGCCCGCGCCCACGAGGGTATGAATCTCGTCGATGAAGACGATAATCTGACCCTCGGCGGCTTGAATCTCGCGCATGACCGCCTTCAGACGGTCCTCGAACTCACCGCGGTACTTGGTGCCTGCCACCATCGCGCCGAGGTCCATCTGCCACACGCGCTTGTTCTTCAGCCCTTCGGGCACGTCACCCGCCACGATACGCTGCGCCAGCCCCTCCACGATGGCTGTTTTTCCGACACCGGGTTCACCGATGAGCACCGGGTTGTTCTTGGTACGGCCGCGACAACACCTGTATCACACGCCGGATCTCCTCGTCACGCCCGATGACTGGGTCCAGCTTGCCCTTGCGGGCGCAGGTCGGTCAGGTCGCGCCCATAGCGCTCTAACGCCTGATACTTCTCCTCCGGGCTCTGGTCGGTGACGCGATGCCCACCGCGAATCTCCATCAGTGCCTGATACAGGTTATCGGGCGTGACGCCCGCCTGCTTCAGCAGACGCCCCGCAGGTCCCTGTGTGTCCTCCACCAGCGCCATCAGCAGGTGCTCGGTGCTGACATATTCGTCTTTCAGTCGCTCCGCCTCCTCAAAGGCTTTGTCCATCACCTGCTTGAAGCGCGGGGTGATGTAGGAGGCAACGGACGCACCGTGCACCTGCGGCAGCTTCTTCAGCTCCGCCTCCACATAACGGCGCAGCATGGGCACCTGCACGCCCAGCTTCTGTAGCACCGTCGGCACGATGCTCTCGGTCTGGTCGATGAGTGCCAGCAACAGATGTTCGGCGTCGATATTTTGATGATTCATGCGCTCGGCGATGCTCTGCGCATCCTGCACCGCTTCCTGAGCGCGGATGGTCAATTTATCCAGTCTCATGGTCGTTACCCTCCTGCGTTGTTATCCATTTGCTGTCGCCTTTATTATACCACTTGATAGAGATATTATCAAGTAGTTTGCGCATGATTTTAGAAAAAGCGATTTCACACGATGACGAAGAGTATACTCGCAATCAGCACGAACGTCCTCATGGTAGCTGGTAGATAGGGAGAGCAAGGCTTCTGTTGAGCCGATGGGGGGATGTTCACAACTGAAACCGATCCTGTTCAAAGGTTGCGGTTAAGGCTCGGTGGGAGCCTCGCCCTCCATTGTGTCATGCCGTCGCGGAACCGCTCCGCTTACATCCCAATAATCACGTAGGACGGGGCGCTATGTTCCATACAGCCTGTCGCCGAAGTCGCCGATGCCGGGCAGGATGTATTTGGCGGGATTCAGCTCCCTGTCCAGTGCGGCGGTGAAGATGGGCACGTCGGGATGGTGACGCTCGATGCGCTCCACGCCCTCCGGCGCAGCCACGACGCACACCAGAACCATCCTCCCCGCCCCGCGGCTGCGTATCGCCGCCAGAGCCTGGTCTACCGAGCCTCCCGTCGCCAGCATGGGGTCTATCAGCAGCACTGTGCGCCCCTCTACCGGCGGCAGCTTCAGGTAGTACGAGTTGGCAACGGCGGTAGCGTGGTCGCGCTCCATGCCGATATAGCCCACCGACACATCAGGAAACAGGTCTACCACTGCTTCCAGCATCCCCAGCCCAGCCCGCAG from Armatimonadota bacterium includes the following:
- a CDS encoding short-chain dehydrogenase, whose product is MRGVLIVGATSPLARYMAHEFARLGDTLFLAARDMDELQRVASDVQVRFGATVHTGRFDAAAVETHEAFWQEVLRVLGGLDGVVWVAGTMDGLEDAFREPQAVRRLIDVNFTGAASLLTLAACYFEERGKGFIAGVSSVAGDRGRAQNYPYGAAKGGLSLFLQGLRNRLSKRGVQVTTIKPGFIDTRMTWGRDKLPFLASPQRVAKESVQIILKGKDVAYVPAIWWLVMLVIRSIPEKVFKRMSI
- the tthHB8IM gene encoding modification methylase TthHB8I; amino-acid sequence: MLNNPEVQLSLVQERSSNSTDLAEDELHRSLGYVTTPKEVVEFMVRLAAPTRPNCSVLEPACGDARFLTAFVNTYGTAHCLVGVEINAQALKVAAQKTPREIQLVHADFLLWDTSERFDIILGNPPYGIVGDASHYPIHLLKTRKAAYKRQTSTWKGKYNLYGAFIEKAVRLLKPRGKLVFIVPTTWLVLDDFTLLRAFLAERGRIEVFYMGRVFPKVNVSAVVLRFTLGEHGLKLYDMANGEWHMQSPVGELYAQPALVNPDYAGGLIRFETEEWRAFERSGISLGQLFHIYFAARSPEFRKSGLIRFEPSAGCVPVLTGRNLSTGRIDYEVCYSGWWMRQEDAAKLRPFYVVPHLVVGHTKGTRVVCAVDWRCYPWREEYHLVPRQGVLVDWASLEPYLNSEQVQLYLQNLYRDFTPHLTKAMLERIPLPESAVSFVQDSHWRARSLQLVLRCSSS
- the rbsK gene encoding ribokinase, with the protein product MARVVVVGSANMDMVVRAPRIPRPGETIVGSQFVMVPGGKGANQAVAAARLGAHVTFVARVGNDLFGDHNLEGYQREGIDCRFIVRDEESPSGVALIAVDAEGQNAIVVAPGANMRLTPEDVERAEEAIARADVVLAQLEVPIPAVTRTAGLAHKHGKRMILNPAPAPRQPLPAELLQHVDILTPNETEAQSICNAPDYASPEAMGQALRALGVPVVIITLGGEGVLLQDTNGVQRMPAYPVQAIDTTAAGDAFAGALAVALAEGKSVEMAVQFAQRVAALSVTRLGAQPSLPYRAEVDDFSYQSNI
- a CDS encoding 8-oxoguanine DNA glycosylase, which produces MWRSLDVPPEELRCDVTLVCGQSFRWKPVAANEWRGVIGSYIVTLRQTADDVLYQSFPNDEIAPLLRDYFRLHIPLAPLYRQWCEADVRFAKVAPAFPGLRVLRIDPVECLFSFLCSSANNIPRITRMIDSLCQRYGKRLAAVDGVDYHRFPPVHTLAEAREEDLFALGFGYRARVVVQAARYLHERGRDWLYRLRYAPYEEAHHALTTLPGVGHKIADCVCLFALDKPQAIPVDTHVWQIARRDYLPELQGRSLTEKVYWQVGDFFRARFGAYAGWAHNVLFAAELPAFRTRLQPVSGTGMITSDG
- the rex gene encoding redox-sensing transcriptional repressor Rex, which translates into the protein MARRKKTESSNNRVPIPTLERMATYLRLLSDLEAAKVHTISSADIEEQTGINAAQFRKDLSYFGEFGKPGVGYRVSDLHQRIARILKIHRDQPMLLVGAGNLGSALVGYPGLREHKFTIAAVFDNNYAKIGRMLWDHEILDVNRLKEVNERIHARIGIIAVPASAAQEVADRLVDAGVTAILNFAPTILRVPPHVVVRNVSFLQELAVLSYHLEHEEDRPVVSSTHQIDGV
- a CDS encoding hypothetical protein (possible pseudo, frameshifted), which produces MQVLEAVRAHFRPEFLNRIDEIIVFNPLSVREIKQIVDIQIRLLQKRLEEKHIGLTITDAAKEVLAAEGFDPVYGARPLKRVLQKRVMDAIAMKLLAGEFAEGDHIVVDAQNGELVFSKRVEAEVVS
- a CDS encoding hypothetical protein (possible pseudo, frameshifted), translated to MLIGEPGVGKTAIVEGLAQRIVAGDVPEGLKNKRVWQMDLGAMVAGTKYRGEFEDRLKAVMREIQAAEGQIIVFIDEIHTLVGAGAAEGAIDAANMLKPMLARGELRCVGATTLDEYRKHIEKDPALERRFQPILVTEPDVDDTIAILRGLKERYEVHHGVRITDSAIVAAATLSHRYITDRFLPDKAIDLIDEAASRLRMEIDSMPTEIDEIERRIRQLEIEREALRKEDDPASKERLAKLEAEIANLREESNRLKAHWQQEKEIITSIRRIKEQIEQARLQEQAAEREGDLAKAAELRYGVILSLQKQLDAETKRLEELQKHMKLLKEEVDADDIAEVVSKWTGIPVSRLMEGEMQKLLHMEERLRQRVVGQDHAIEAVSNAVRRARAGLQDPNRPIGSFMFLGPTGVGKTELARALAEFLFDDERAMIRLDMSEYMEKHSVARLIGAPPGYVGYEEGGQLTEAVRRRPYSVILLDEIEKAHPDVFNVLLQVLDDGRLTDGKGRTVDFKNTVLIMTSNLGSQYLAGERLHGYAGGADAGSGGGQGALPPRVPEPHR
- a CDS encoding hypothetical protein (possible pseudo, frameshifted) is translated as MRLDKLTIRAQEAVQDAQSIAERMNHQNIDAEHLLLALIDQTESIVPTVLQKLGVQVPMLRRYVEAELKKLPQVHGASVASYITPRFKQVMDKAFEEAERLKDEYVSTEHLLMALVEDTQGPAGRLLKQAGVTPDNLYQALMEIRGGHRVTDQSPEEKYQALERYGRDLTDLRPQGQAGPSHRA
- the upp gene encoding uracil phosphoribosyltransferase, giving the protein MSNLHVVQHPLAQHLLTQLRNKHTPPEIFRSLTRKLTTILVIEATRDLPTESVTVETPLEETQGTVLSAKLVVVPILRAGLGMLEAVVDLFPDVSVGYIGMERDHATAVANSYYLKLPPVEGRTVLLIDPMLATGGSVDQALAAIRSRGAGRMVLVCVVAAPEGVERIERHHPDVPIFTAALDRELNPAKYILPGIGDFGDRLYGT